A single Penaeus chinensis breed Huanghai No. 1 chromosome 7, ASM1920278v2, whole genome shotgun sequence DNA region contains:
- the LOC125027220 gene encoding 28S ribosomal protein S10, mitochondrial-like: MRRLEKMRSVACSLLLRALRNEAGSSFSGSNAVRKSTSWVPLGSVAWLNGRRKHTPLAVPSASTQTVYSSRLLHSSALNLSPSEVGLAVGEPDKLYSLVEVECRGHEPAVLRSYHTFVTTAARHLEIPVQEVLWPDKHLKRWTLLKSVHIYKKHRVQYEVRTHFLLMKFARLTGSTADTFLEYIQRNLPEGVAMKVTKHELQKLPGHVKPSAEVVV; encoded by the exons ATGAGGAGGCTGGAGAAAATGAGGAGTGTGGCCTGTTCTCTCTTGCTTCGTGCACTCAGGAATGAG GCAGGAAGCAGTTTCAGTGGTAGTAATGCAGTAAGAAAGTCAACGTCATGGGTGCCTTTAGGATCTGTGGCTTGGTtaaatggaaggagaaaacatACACCATTAGCTGTTCCCTCTGCATCAACACAAACTGTATACAGTTCAAGACTGCTCCACTCTTCAGCTTTAAACCTTTCACCATCTGAAGTT GGACTTGCTGTGGGTGAACCTGACAAATTGTACAGCTTGGTAGAAGTAGAATGCCGTGGACACGAACCTGCCGTCTTACGTTCTTACCATACCTTTGTCACTACAGCTGCGAGACACCTTGAGATCCCAGTTCAAGAAGT CCTTTGGCCAGACAAGCACCTCAAACGATGGACTCTTCTGAAATCAGTTCACATCTACAAGAAGCATCGTGTTCAGTATGAAGTGAGGACACACTTTCTCCTAATGAAGTTTGCTCGCCTGACAGGGTCAACAGCTGACACTTTCTTGGAATACATACAAAGAAATTTACCTGAAGGTGTTGCCATGAAAGTGACTaag CACGAGCTCCAGAAACTCCCAGGTCATGTAAAGCCGTCAGCAGAGGTTGTGGTTTAG